A segment of the Nocardioides plantarum genome:
GGTGGGCGGCGCCGAGGACGAGCGCCTTGGTCTCGCGGACCGCACCGACCATCGGTGCGGTGAGGGATGCCACCAGCTCGGCGAGTCGGGAGTCGAGCCGGTCGGCGGGAACGGAGTCGAGGGCGATGCCGATGCGCACCGCCTCCTCGGCCGACACGGTGCGGGCCGAGGCGCAGATCTCCAGCGCCCTCGAGTAGCCAACCGCGTCGACCAGCGGTCTTGTTCCCGTGAGGTCGGGGACCAGGCCGAGTGCGGCCTCCTTCATGCAGAAGTAGGCGTCGTCGGCGACGAGCGTCAGGTCGCACGACAGCGCGAGCTGGAAGCCGGCACCGATGGCGTAGCCGTGGACGACCGCGATCGAGACGAAGCGTGGGTCGCGCAGCCAGGTGAAGCCCTGCTGGTAGGCGTCGATGGTCGCCGAGACGTCGTCGTCGGACTGCGCGAGCAGGTCGGCCACGCTCTCCTGGCCGTCGCCGCCGCCGGGAGTGAGCAGGGTGCGGTCGAGCCCCGCCGAGAACGTCGCGCCCGCGCCGCGCAGGACGACCACGCGGACGTCGTCGGGCAGCTGCTCGCCGACGGCGGCGAGGGTGCGCCACATGGTCGGGGTCTGGGCGTTGCGGGCCTCGGGCTTGTCGAGGGTGATGGTGGCGACGCCGCCCTCGACCTCGTAGCGGAGTCGGCCGGCGGCGAGCTGGTCGGCGGTGATGGTGCTGGTCATGCGGTGAGTCTAGGGACCGGCTCCGACAGTCCTTGACCTCAACCTCGCTTGAGGTTGCACGGTGGTGTCCGCACCCCCCACGACACCCACCACGCAGGAGGACGGTATGCCCGTCGCACTCATCACCGGAGGCTCGGCCGGACTCGGCCGCGCGCTCGTCCACTCCCTCAGCCGGGAAGGTTGGACCGTCGTCACCGACGGCCGCGACCCGGCGCGCCTCGCCGCCGCGGTGGCGGGGCTCGAGGCCGTCGTACCCGTGGCCGGCGACGTCGCCGACCCGGCCCACCGCGCCGACCTGGCCCGCGAGGTCGGATGGCTGGGCCGGCTCGACCTCCTCGTCCACAACGCCAGCACCCTGGGTCCGCTCCCCCTCCGGCCGCTGCGCGAGACGACGACCGACGACCTGCTCGAGACCTGGCTGGTCGACGCCGCCGCACCGGTCGCGCTGACCGCGCTGGTGCTCCCCCAGCTTCGTGCCGCCGGCGGCGTCGTCGTCGCGCTGTCCAGCGACGCCGCCGTCGAGCACTACGAGACCTGGGGACCGTACGCCGCCGGCAAGGCCGCGCTCGACCGCCTGGTCCTGACGATGGGCGTCGAGGAGGGGGTGACGACGTACGCCGTCGACCCCGGCGACATGCGGACGGCGATGCACCAGGACGCCTTCCCCGACGAGGACATCTCCGACCGGCCGGAGCCCGCGTCGGTGGTGCCGGCACTGCGGGCGCTGCTGGCCGCGCGGCCGCCGTCAGGCCGCTACAGGGCGGCCGCGTACGCCGAGCTTCCCAGGGTCGTCGGGGCCCCGGCGTGACGACGCTGACCGAGGTCCCGACGACCACCTTCACCGCCCCGGCCTTCGCGCCGGCCCCCGCCGAGGCCCGCGGCTCCCGGCGCGACGCGACCCGGCTCCTCGTCGCCCGGCCCACCGGGGTGACCCACGCCGCGTTCCACGACCTGGCCGACCACCTCCATGCCGGCGACCTCGTCGTCGTCAACGACAGCGCCACCGTGGCCGGGCAGGCCGACGCCCGCTCGACGCGGCACGGCGCCGTGGTGGTGCACGCGGCCGCGCCGCTCGACGACGGCACGTGGGTGATCGAGGTGCGCACCGCACCCGCCGCCGCCCTACCCGTGCTCGACGCCCAGCCAGGCGACCGGCTGACGCTGTCGGGGGCGACCCTCGACCTCCTCGAGGCCCACCCGCGCGACGGCTCGTCGCCCGCCCGCGACGGCAACCGGCTGTGGCGGGCGCGGGTCACCGGCGACCTGGCCCGGACGATGGCGCGGCACGGACGCCCCATCTCCTACGGCTACCTGGACCGCACCTATCCACTGGTGGACTACCAGACCATCTTCGGGGTGCGTCCCGGCTCGGCCGAGATGCCGTCGGCGGCCCGGCCGTTCACCCCCGACCTCGTCACCCGTCTGGTCTCCCGCGGCATCGGCGTCGCCCCGGTCACGCTGCACACCGGGGTCTCCTCGCAGGAGGCCGGCGAGGCACCCCAGCCCGAGCGCTTCGAGGTCACCGACACCACGGCGCGCGTCGTCAACGCGGTCCGGGCCGGCGGCGGGCGCGTGGTCGCCGTCGGCACGACGGTGACGCGGGCCCTGGAGTCGGCTGTCGCCCCCGACGGCCGGGTGGTCGCCCGGGCCGGGTGGACCGAGCAGGTGGTCACCCCCGCCGACCCGCCACGCGTCGTCACCGGCCTGGTCACCGGCTGGCACGACCCGGCCGCCTCGCACCTGCTGCTGGTCGAGGCCGTGGCCGGTCGCGACCTCAC
Coding sequences within it:
- a CDS encoding enoyl-CoA hydratase/isomerase family protein; the encoded protein is MTSTITADQLAAGRLRYEVEGGVATITLDKPEARNAQTPTMWRTLAAVGEQLPDDVRVVVLRGAGATFSAGLDRTLLTPGGGDGQESVADLLAQSDDDVSATIDAYQQGFTWLRDPRFVSIAVVHGYAIGAGFQLALSCDLTLVADDAYFCMKEAALGLVPDLTGTRPLVDAVGYSRALEICASARTVSAEEAVRIGIALDSVPADRLDSRLAELVASLTAPMVGAVRETKALVLGAAHHDLDTQRRLEREAQARRFRELAALLAT
- a CDS encoding SDR family NAD(P)-dependent oxidoreductase; translation: MPVALITGGSAGLGRALVHSLSREGWTVVTDGRDPARLAAAVAGLEAVVPVAGDVADPAHRADLAREVGWLGRLDLLVHNASTLGPLPLRPLRETTTDDLLETWLVDAAAPVALTALVLPQLRAAGGVVVALSSDAAVEHYETWGPYAAGKAALDRLVLTMGVEEGVTTYAVDPGDMRTAMHQDAFPDEDISDRPEPASVVPALRALLAARPPSGRYRAAAYAELPRVVGAPA
- a CDS encoding S-adenosylmethionine:tRNA ribosyltransferase-isomerase; translation: MTTLTEVPTTTFTAPAFAPAPAEARGSRRDATRLLVARPTGVTHAAFHDLADHLHAGDLVVVNDSATVAGQADARSTRHGAVVVHAAAPLDDGTWVIEVRTAPAAALPVLDAQPGDRLTLSGATLDLLEAHPRDGSSPARDGNRLWRARVTGDLARTMARHGRPISYGYLDRTYPLVDYQTIFGVRPGSAEMPSAARPFTPDLVTRLVSRGIGVAPVTLHTGVSSQEAGEAPQPERFEVTDTTARVVNAVRAGGGRVVAVGTTVTRALESAVAPDGRVVARAGWTEQVVTPADPPRVVTGLVTGWHDPAASHLLLVEAVAGRDLTQAAYDEAVAGGYLWHEFGDAGLFLP